In the Diachasmimorpha longicaudata isolate KC_UGA_2023 chromosome 1, iyDiaLong2, whole genome shotgun sequence genome, one interval contains:
- the LOC135165674 gene encoding neurexin-4-like isoform X3, which produces MMFKGNTDAESIKLNKFEVPIIAQWIRINPTRWQDRISMRLELYGCEYNADVISFHGTSLVRLDLLREPIETDRHSIRFRFKTNNADGVLLYSRGSQGDFIAVQLRDNRMLLNIDLGSGITTSLSVGSLLDDNMWHDVLISRNRKNIAFSVDRVIVKGRIKGEFHRLDLNRELFVGGVPNVQEGLVVTQNFSGCIENLHLNKTNLFRELKDAEATGENLRYHRINTIYSCPQPQIIPVTFLKPRTYVRIKGYESALSLNVSLAFRTYEARGMLLFHQFTTPGYVKMFLEDGKIKIQIETKGSPTAILDNFEERFDDGKWHQVILTVGKNSIVLNVDGRPMRTKRVLEMSTGAIYLIGGGISGMGSNVGFVGCMRQISIDGNIKAPSDWQGDDFCCKNEIVFDACQMLDRCNPNPCKHGGICRQNSDEFFCDCSSTGYAGAVCHTSLHPLSCEAHKNKNAVHQRAEIKIDVDGSGPLDPFPVTCEFYPDGRVMTVIRHSNELPTPVDGFQEPGSFVQDINYDADLDQIQAVLNRSSNCRQRINYSCKHSKLFNSPVPQTAEFEPNSWWVSRNNQKMDYWGGALPGSRKCECGVLGNCADPTKWCNCDSGLEGWLEDGGDITEKEYLPVRQLRLGDTGTPLDEKEGQYTLGPLICEGDHLFKNVVTFRIADATINLPTFDMGHSGDIYFEFKTTTSDAVIIHSTGPTDYIKISITNGNQIQFQYQAGDGPMTVSVQTSAMLADDNWHSVSVERNRKEARIVLDGALRNEIREPAGPVRALHLTSDLVVGASTKFREGFVGCIRALLLNGKLQDLTKYGRVPIYGVSEGCIGRCESNPCLNNGTCYERYDGYSCDCRWTSFKGPICADEIGVNVRPDSMIKYDFTGTWRSTISEKIRIGFTTTNPQGFLLGLFSNISGEYMTIMIARSGYLRVVFDFGFERQEVLFPSKNFGLGQYHDLRVTRKNNGATMVLQVDNYEPKEFDFDIKASADAQFNNIQYMYIGRNESMPEGFGGCISRVEFDDIYPLKLLFQQDRPSNIRSIGGQVMEDFCGVEPITHPPNVMETRPPPVVDEEKVRAAYNETDTAILGSVLSVIIIALIIMAVLIGRYMARHKGEYLTQEDKGAEMALDPDSAVVHSATGHQVQKKKEWFI; this is translated from the exons ATG ATGTTCAAAGGAAACACAGACGCCGAATCGATAAAGCTGAACAAATTCGAAGTGCCTATTATAGCCCAATGGATCCGAATAAATCCGACACGGTGGCAGGACAGGATATCAATGCGTCTGGAGCTTTATGGCTGTGAATACA ATGCCGATGTAATATCGTTTCATGGCACCTCCCTCGTGCGACTGGACCTCCTGCGTGAGCCGATTGAAACCGATCGACACTCAATACGTTTTCGTTTTAAGACGAACAATGCCGATGGTGTACTCCTGTACTCTCGTGGTAGCCAGGGGGATTTCATAGCAGTACAATTACGTGACAATAGAATGCTATTGAACATCGATCTAGGATCTGGAATAACAACAAGCCTCTCCGTTGGGAGTCTTCTCGACGATAACATGTGGCACGACGTACTTATTtctagaaatagaaaaaatatagcATTCTCGGTGGATAGGGTCATTGTGAAGGGCCGGATAAAAGGGGAATTTCATCGATTGGATCTCAATAGAGAGCTCTTCGTTGGTGGTGTACCTAATGTACAAGAGGGACTCGTTGTCACTCAGAATTTCTCGGGATGCATTGAGAATCTCCACTtgaataaaactaatttattcaGGGAATTGAAGGATGCTGAGGCGACCGGGGAGAATCTGAGGTACCACAGGATCAATACTATTTACAGCTGTCCTCAGCCACAAATTATTCCTGTGACATTTTTAAAACCAAGAACGTACGTCAGAATTAAGGGATATGAGAGCGCTCTTTCCCTGAATGTATCGCTGGCTTTTCGAACTTATGAGGCCCGGGGAATGCTTCTCTTTCATCAGTTCACGACTCCAGGGTATGTGAAAATGTTCTTGGAAGACGGGAAAATTAAGATTCAGATCGAGACAAAGGGAAGTCCCACTGCTATTCtagataatttcgaagagaGATTCGATGATGGCAAGTGGCATCAGGTTATTCTCACGGTTGGCAAGAATAGCATTGTTTTGAATGTCGATGGCAGACCCATGAGGACCAAGAGAGTACTGGAGATGAGCACTGGAGCCATTTATTTGATTGGCGGGGGAATTTCGGGAATGGGGTCAAATGTGGGATTTGTGGGGTGCATGAGACAGATTAGTATTGATGGGAATATCAAGGCCCCCAGTGATTGGCAGGGTGATGATTTTTGCtgcaaaaatgaaattgtcTTTGACGCCTGCCAAATGCTCGATCGCTGCAATCCTAATCCTTGTAAACATGGGGGAATCTGCAGGCAGAACTCCGATGAGTTTTTCTGTGACTGCAGTAGCACGGGGTATGCTGGAGCTGTTTGCCATACATCTCTTCATCCCCTCTCCTGTGAGGCccacaaaaacaaaaatgccGTTCATCAACGAGCTGAGATCAAAATAGACGTTGATGGCAGCGGTCCCTTGGATCCATTCCCAGTCACCTGTGAATTTTATCCAGACGGACGGGTAATGACGGTCATTCGACATAGCAACGAATTGCCCACACCAGTGGATGGCTTCCAGGAGCCTGGTAGCTTCGTCCAAGATATCAATTATGACGCTGATCTCGATCAAATTCAGGCTGTACTCAACAGATCCTCTAATTGCAGACAGAGGATCAATTACTCCTGCAAGCATTCCAAGCTTTTTAATAGTCCAG TGCCTCAGACGGCCGAATTTGAGCCAAATTCCTGGTGGGTTAGTAGAAACAACCAAAAAATGGATTACTGGGGCGGTGCACTACCAGGATCACGAAAATGTGAATGCGGAGTTCTAGGAAATTGTGCTGATCCCACAAAATGGTGTAATTGTGATTCTGGATTAGAGGGTTGGCTCGAGGATGGTGGTGATATCACGGAAAAGGAGTACCTGCCTGTACGACAATTACGACTTGGTGATACTGGTACACCATTGGACGAGAAAGAGGGTCAATACACTCTTGGCCCCCTTATTTGCGAGGGAGATC atttattcaaaaatgtgGTGACGTTCCGCATAGCCGACGCAACGATTAATCTTCCTACATTCGATATGGGGCACAGTGGAGACATTTACTTTGAATTTAAAACAACGACATCCGATGCCGTAATAATTCACAGTACTGGTCCAACGGACTATATTAAAATATCGATCACCAATGGTAATCAGATACAATTCCAATATCAAGCGGGCGATGGTCCAATGACTGTTAGTGTGCAGACGTCTGCTATGTTAGCAGACGACAATTGGCATTCAGTGTCTGTAGAGAGGAATCGAAAAGAAGCGAGAATTGTCTTGGATGGTGCATTGAGAAATGAAATAAGGGAGCCAGCTGGACCAGTTCGAGCTCTTCATCTTACGTCGGACCTAGTTGTTGGTGCTTCTACGAAATTCAGGGAGGGCTTTGTTGGTTGCATTAGGGCATTACTGCTGAATGGAAAACTACAGGACTTGACAAAGTATGGGAGGGTGCCAATTTATGGAGTCAGTGAGGGTTGTATTGGGAGGTGTGAGAGCAATCCTTGTCTCAATAATGGCACTTGCTATGAGAGATATGATGGCTACAGTTGTGACTGCAGATGGACTTCCTTTAAGGGACCTATTTGTGCTGATG AAATCGGAGTGAACGTACGCCCCGACTCAATGATAAAGTACGACTTCACGGGCACCTGGCGTTCCACAATATCTGAAAAAATTCGAATAGGTTTCACAACAACGAATCCCCAGGGTTTCCTATTGGGTCTCTTCTCAAACATCTCCGGGGAATACATGACAATAATGATCGCTCGCAGTGGATACCTCCGAGTCGTCTTCGATTTTGGGTTTGAACGACAAGAGGTGCTCTTCCCATCGAAAAACTTCGGCTTGGGACAGTACCATGACCTCCGCGTCACcaggaaaaataatggagCAACAATGGTCCTCCAGGTTGACAATTACGAGCCCAAGGAGTTTGATTTCGATATAAAAGCCTCTGCAGATGCTCAATTCAATAATATTCAGTATATGTACATCGGGAGAAACGAATCCATGCCTGAAGGCTTTGGGGGGTGCATCTCGAGGGTTGAGTTCGATGATATTTACCCCTTGAAACTGCTTTTCCAGCAGGATAGACCCTCCAACATCAGATCCATTGGGGGACAGGTGATGGAAGATTTTTGCGGTGTCGAACCCATCACTCATCCCCCAAATGTCATGGAAACTCGACCTCCCCCTGTGGTCGATGAAGAGAAAGTTCGTGCTGCTTACAATGAGACTGACACTGCTATACTTGGGAGTGTGCTATCAGTGATCATCATTGCGCTGATCATCATGGCTGTTTTGATAGGGAGATACATGGCTAGGCATAAGGGAGAGTACTTGACGCAGGAGGACAAAGGAGCTGAGATGGCACTTGATCCGGATTCTGCTGTTGTTCATTCGGCGACTGGACATCAGgtacaaaaaaagaaagagtGGTTTATCTGA